The following coding sequences lie in one Rutidosis leptorrhynchoides isolate AG116_Rl617_1_P2 chromosome 6, CSIRO_AGI_Rlap_v1, whole genome shotgun sequence genomic window:
- the LOC139855743 gene encoding uncharacterized protein, with product MGLFSRKTAQTLFPLPRLFILLLIFTILILIFFQMENMAIQTKTVIGHNLQPTPWHLFPARIFKNQTKFATASKIIQCSYLSCKSGSNDAHVMYTHESGQCPEFYRWIHHDLEPWSKIRISYASLMEAKKFASLRIVIIGGKLYVDYYYDCVQSRALFTIWGLLQLLKRYPGSIPDVDLMFDCMDRPIIDRNVHSGMPLPIFRYCTTTNHFDIPFPDWSFWGWVEVNLGPWQDEFDNIKRGSHVTSWENKLPYAYWKGNPDVLSPVRENLLKCNDTNKWGAQIMRQIWALEIAEGFKHSKLSDQCNNRYKIYAEGYAWSVSLKYILACGCVPLIINPKYEDFFSRGLSPMKNYLPISPENICPSIKTAVDWGNLHPTEAKTIGKSVQDYMEQLTIDGVYDYMYHLISEYAKLQDFKPTRPSTSLQECRESLLCYANEIQRGVLERSTASPSSNPPCKLPPHNADMIKKQIDAKNQILNKKQLIL from the exons ATGGGGTTATTCTCCAGAAAAACAGCCCAAACCCTGTTTCCACTTCCTCGTTTATTCATTCTCTTGTTAATCTTCACTATCCTCATTCTTATTTTCTTTCAG ATGGAAAACATGGCTATACAAACAAAAACTGTTATAGGTCACAACTTACAACCAACTCCTTGGCATTTATTTCCTGCCCGAATTTTCAAAAACCAAACGAAATTCGCTACAGCTTCGAAAATTATACAATGCTCTTATCTTTCGTGTAAGTCAGGGTCTAACGATGCACACGTTATGTACACTCATGAATCAGGACAATGCCCTGAGTTTTATAGATGGATACATCATGATCTTGAGCCATGGTCGAAAATTAGGATTTCATATGCTAGTTTAATGGAAGCTAAGAAGTTTGCTTCTTTAAGGATTGTGATTATTGGTGGAAAGTTATATgtggattattattatgattgtgtgCAAAGTAGAGCTTTGTTTACGATTTGGGGGTTGTTGCAGCTTCTTAAAAGGTATCCGGGGAGTATTCCGGATGTGGATTTAATGTTTGATTGTATGGACCGGCCTATTATTGATAGGAATGTACATTCGGGTATGCCTTTACCCATCTTTCGTTATTGCACCACGACTAATCATTTCGACATCCCGTTTCCTGATTGGTCCTTTTGGGGTTG GGTAGAAGTTAACCTGGGACCTTGGCAAGATGAATTCGACAACATTAAAAGAGGTTCACATGTAACAAGTTGGGAGAACAAATTACCTTACGCATATTGGAAAGGTAATCCGGATGTTCTTTCTCCAGTTCGAGAAAACTTGTTGAAATGTAATGATACAAATAAATGGGGAGCGCAAATAATGCGTCAG ATTTGGGCACTTGAAATAGCAGAAGGATTCAAGCACTCTAAATTATCTGACCAGTGCAATAACCG GTATAAGATATATGCCGAGGGGTATGCTTGGTCTGTAAGCTTAAAGTATATTTTGGCATGTGGTTGTGTTCCTCTCATAATTAACCCGAAATATGAAGACTTTTTCAGCAGAGGACTCTCGCCTATGAAAAATTACTTGCCAATTTCCCCCGAAAATATATGTCCGTCGATTAAAACTGCGGTTGATTGGGGTAATTTACACCCAACTGAG GCGAAAACAATAGGAAAATCTGTGCAAGATTATATGGAGCAATTGACTATTGATGGCGTGTATGATTATATGTACCATTTGATATCCGAGTACGCTAAGCTGCAAGATTTCAAGCCAACTCGGCCTTCAACGTCTTTACAAGAATGTCGTGAATCTCTGCTTTGTTATGCTAATGAAATACAACGTGGGGTCCTCGAAAGATCAACTGCTTCCCCTTCATCAAACCCTCCTTGCAAGCTCCCTCCTCATAATGCAGATATGATCAAGAAACAAATTGATGCTAAAAACCAAATCTTGAATAAAAAACAACTAATATTATAG